One Xyrauchen texanus isolate HMW12.3.18 chromosome 2, RBS_HiC_50CHRs, whole genome shotgun sequence genomic window carries:
- the LOC127659215 gene encoding uncharacterized protein LOC127659215 → MLDFRLVLLLFPISLTAMQKSNIRVFGKLGGTVNMSCIYQSLMTMHFSWYKHEPGQNPRLISTIYKYDQIDRFYHNFKNNSRFSVMNENGEHQLVISNLQSSDSATYYCGSTYSNVMEFVHGTKLIVEGLQGHIDIQYHDIFTVHPGDNIHLKCTVLNHNCEGNHSVYWLIHESRESHPRIIKVHEMSVDQCERSLETGSRARICLYNFTKKNLNFSDVGNYFCAVVACGEIFFGNGTKLDILGPDSSEQMTTFILLSIIRTLLLLIITSTFYFWYCVNSRRISRTSSSLSDTAFRKIPFQS, encoded by the exons ATGCTAGACTTCAGACTTGTTTTGCTCCTCTTTCCAATAA gcCTAACAGCAATGCAAAAAAGTAACATACGTGTGTTTGGTAAACTTGGAGGAACTGTAAATATGTCTTGCATTTATCAGAGCCTAATGACCATGCACTTCTCCTGGTACAAGCATGAACCTGGGCAGAATCCCAGGCTAATCTCCACCATTTACAAGTATGATCAGATAGACAGGTTTTACCACAATTTTAAGAATAATAGCCGCTTTTCTGTGATGAATGAAAATGGGGAACATCAGCTGGTGATAAGTAACCTACAGTCCTCAGACTCTGCGACATACTACTGTGGAAGCACTTATTCCAATGTAATGGAATTTGTCCATGGGACAAAGTTGATAGTTGAAG GGTTACAAGGCCACATTGATATACAATATCATGATATATTTACAGTTCATCCAGGAGACAATATACATCTGAAGTGCACAGTTCTTAATCACAACTGTGAGGGCAACCATAGTGTCTACTGGCTTATACACGAATCACGAGAATCTCATCCAAGAATTATCAAAGTACATGAAATGAGTGTTGACCAGTGTGAGCGGAGCTTGGAGACTGGTTCTAGAGCACGTATATGTCTCTACAACTTCACTAAGAAGAACCTAAACTTTTCTGATGTCGGAAATTACTTCTGTGCTGTTGTTGCATGTGGGGAGATATTCTTTGGAAATGGAACTAAACTGGACATTCTag GTCCGGATTCATCAGAACAGATGACAACTTTCATTCTGCTTTCCATCATTAGAACCCTCCTTCTTTTAATCATTACcagcactttttatttttggtactgTGTGAATTCAAGAAGAATTTCAAGAACTAGTTCTTCACTATCGGACACGGCTTTTCGAAAAATACCTTTTCAATCATAG
- the nitr8 gene encoding novel immune-type receptor 8, which produces MSKVFFLTFVCCIGAQNIRQPTSLQTTTLGDNVTIECYLPKTDFNIMVWYKQVFETTLQPISRCYNYLNIAKFFDGYNDGRFTVKVCKGIFHLNIFLTKNEDIATYFCGVITFGELKFGPGTFLMLQEEHTSTTVLQEQIVDEVNLGDNVTLMCRVNKVHEDCSRGHNAYWIRKGSEEYNSSIIYTDGDMEEHCEESSGDGPTTQSCIYSLTKRNLHIADAGTYYCAVSTCNKIMFGNGTTLEFKPQHDSNLTTALLITLVTSNIISLIIMISLVALQEALTYTSVSFTNKPRPSKGSEQQSISKHNEVYSKTKSY; this is translated from the exons ATGAGCAAAGTTTTCTTCCTCACCTTTGTTT GTTGCATCGGGGCACAAAACATCAGGCAACCAACAAGTTTACAAACTACTACACTTGGAGATAACGTCACTATTGAGTGCTACTTACCAAAAACTGACTTTAATATTATGGTGTGGTATAAGCAGGTGTTCGAGACGACACTTCAACCTATTTCAAGATGTTACAATTACCTTAATATAGCTAAATTTTTTGATGGATACAATGATGGTCGTTTTACTGTAAAAGTATGCAAAggtatttttcatttaaacattttcctGACAAAGAATGAGGACATAGCAACATATTTTTGTGGAGTGATAACTTTTGGTGAGCTGAAATTTGGGCCTGGAACATTTTTGATGCTTCAAG AAGAGCACACCAGTACAACAGTTCTTCAAGAGCAAATTGTAGATGAAGTTAATCTTGGAGACAATGTTACCCTCATGTGCAGAGTCAACAAAGTACATGAGGATTGTTCAAGAGGACACAATGCATATTGGATCAGAAAGGGCTCAGAAGAATATAATTCCAGTATCATTTACACTGATGGAGATATGGAAGAGCACTGTGAAGAAAGCTCTGGCGATGGTCCGACTACACAGAGTTGTATATACAGCCTCACAAAAAGGAACCTCCACATAGCTGATGCTGGCACTTACTACTGTGCCGTATCCACATGTAACAAGATAATGTTTGGAAATGGGACTACTCTGGAATTCAAACCGCAACACG ATAGCAACCTCACAACAGCGTTGTTGATTACACTGGTCACGTCAAACATCATCTCTTTGATAATAATGATCTCACTTGTGGCTTTGCA AGAAGCCTTGACTTACACATCTGTGAGTTTCACCAATAAACCTCGGCCCTCTAAAGGTTCTGAACAACAAAgcatttccaaacacaatgaGGTGTATTCGAAGACCAAATCCTACTAA